A genomic window from Streptomyces sp. HUAS YS2 includes:
- a CDS encoding ABC transporter ATP-binding protein gives MKASSPSSPNAVELRGITKRFPGVVANHDIDITVRRGTVHALVGENGAGKSTLMKILYGMQKPDEGTITVDGELVTFNNPGDAIARGVGMVHQHFMLADNLTVLENVVLGSEKLYGIGDKARAKIKEISDAYGLGIRPNVLMEDLGVADRQRVEILKVLYRGARTLILDEPTAVLVPQEVDALFDNLRELKAEGLTVIFISHKLGEVLSVADEITVIRRGTTVGTADPKHTTTKQLAELMVGAELPSPETRESTVTDVAMLTVQDLSLSAVDPDGVVRAVLDGISLTIHKGEVLGIAGVEGNGQSELVDTIMGMRTADGGVVTLDGADISAAPTRKRREDGIGCIPEDRHRHGLLLEAPLWENRILGHVTEKPNSKGAILDLKAARKDTERIVREYDVRTPGIEVTAASLSGGNQQKLIVGREMSHDPKLLIAAHPTRGVDVGAQAQIWDQIRAARREGLAVLLISADLDELIGLSDTLRVMYRGRLVADADPATITPEELGSAMTGAAAGHLAHDESPEGTDGPEDEAR, from the coding sequence ATCAAAGCCTCCAGCCCCAGTAGTCCGAACGCCGTAGAACTCCGCGGCATCACCAAGCGTTTCCCCGGCGTCGTGGCCAACCACGACATCGACATCACCGTGCGCCGCGGCACCGTGCACGCCCTCGTGGGCGAGAACGGCGCGGGCAAGTCGACCCTGATGAAGATCCTCTACGGCATGCAGAAGCCGGACGAGGGCACCATCACGGTCGACGGCGAGCTGGTGACGTTCAACAACCCCGGAGACGCCATCGCCCGCGGTGTCGGCATGGTGCACCAGCACTTCATGCTCGCGGACAACCTCACCGTCCTCGAGAACGTCGTCCTCGGCTCCGAGAAGCTGTACGGCATCGGTGACAAGGCCCGCGCGAAGATCAAGGAGATCTCCGACGCGTACGGCCTCGGCATCCGCCCGAACGTCCTCATGGAGGACCTCGGCGTGGCCGACCGCCAGCGCGTGGAGATCCTCAAGGTCCTCTACCGCGGCGCCCGCACCCTGATCCTCGACGAGCCGACCGCCGTGCTCGTCCCGCAGGAGGTCGACGCGCTCTTCGACAACCTGCGCGAGCTCAAGGCCGAGGGCCTGACGGTCATCTTCATCTCGCACAAGCTGGGCGAGGTCCTGTCGGTCGCCGACGAGATCACCGTCATCCGGCGCGGCACCACGGTCGGCACCGCCGACCCGAAGCACACCACCACCAAGCAGCTCGCCGAGCTGATGGTCGGCGCCGAGCTGCCCTCCCCGGAGACCCGCGAGTCGACCGTCACCGACGTGGCGATGCTGACGGTCCAGGACCTGTCGCTGAGCGCCGTCGACCCCGACGGCGTGGTCCGCGCGGTCCTCGACGGCATCAGCCTGACCATCCACAAGGGCGAGGTCCTCGGCATCGCCGGCGTCGAGGGCAACGGCCAGTCCGAGCTCGTCGACACGATCATGGGCATGCGCACCGCCGACGGCGGTGTGGTGACCCTGGACGGCGCCGACATCTCCGCCGCGCCGACCCGCAAGCGGCGCGAGGACGGCATCGGCTGCATCCCCGAGGACCGCCACCGGCACGGTCTGCTCCTGGAAGCCCCCCTCTGGGAGAACCGCATCCTCGGTCACGTCACCGAGAAGCCGAACTCCAAGGGCGCGATCCTCGACCTGAAGGCCGCCCGCAAGGACACCGAGCGGATCGTCCGCGAGTACGACGTCCGCACCCCCGGCATCGAGGTCACCGCGGCCTCCCTCTCCGGCGGCAACCAGCAGAAGCTGATCGTCGGCCGCGAGATGAGCCACGACCCCAAGCTGCTGATCGCCGCCCACCCCACCCGGGGCGTGGACGTCGGCGCGCAGGCGCAGATCTGGGACCAGATCCGCGCCGCCCGCCGCGAGGGCCTGGCGGTGCTGCTGATCTCCGCCGACCTGGACGAGCTGATCGGCCTGTCCGACACCCTGCGGGTGATGTACCGCGGCCGGCTGGTCGCGGACGCCGACCCGGCGACCATCACCCCGGAGGAGCTCGGCTCGGCCATGACCGGCGCCGCCGCCGGTCACCTTGCGCACGATGAGAGCCCTGAGGGCACCGACGGCCCGGAGGACGAGGCCCGATGA
- a CDS encoding ABC transporter permease produces the protein MTATATSTPPPAAPKVTGGKGGRSRLSLPWILLIVAGGLIALSAVRAITGAQDLTSAGQINAALSLAVPIGLAGLGGLWSERAGVVNIGLEGMMILGSFFGAWAGWQTDPWLGILAGILGGMIGGLLHAVATVTFGVDHIISGIAINILAVGFTTYFAKLWFNSGEAAAKGGSPKQSPPSEEITSVTIPGLSDWLADIEKHHWFLVSDVAGILGGLVTNLSLVTVLAVVLLIATFFVLWKTAFGLRLRSCGENPIAAESLGVNVYKYKYIAVVVSGGLAGLGGAFLSLVTSHIYNEGQTGGRGYIGLAAMIFGNWRPGGLAMGAGLFGFADALQLRSGGESVHALLLLLFVALVGIAAWKAYKKRWITSSIAIVIGVGILIWYLGTTTVPVEFVSATPYVVTLLVLSLSAQRLRMPKADGMRYRKGEGK, from the coding sequence GTGACCGCCACGGCGACTTCCACCCCGCCGCCCGCCGCCCCCAAGGTGACCGGCGGCAAGGGCGGCCGCTCCCGCCTCTCGCTCCCCTGGATCCTCCTGATCGTGGCGGGAGGGCTCATCGCCCTCTCCGCCGTCCGCGCCATCACCGGCGCGCAGGACCTCACCTCGGCCGGCCAGATCAACGCCGCGCTCTCGCTCGCCGTCCCGATCGGCCTCGCCGGTCTCGGCGGTCTGTGGTCCGAGCGCGCGGGCGTGGTCAACATCGGCCTCGAGGGCATGATGATCCTCGGCTCCTTCTTCGGCGCCTGGGCAGGCTGGCAGACCGACCCCTGGCTCGGCATCCTCGCCGGCATCCTGGGCGGCATGATCGGCGGTCTGCTGCACGCGGTCGCCACGGTCACCTTCGGCGTCGACCACATCATCTCCGGCATCGCGATCAACATCCTGGCGGTCGGTTTCACGACCTACTTCGCCAAGCTGTGGTTCAACTCCGGTGAGGCGGCGGCCAAGGGCGGCAGCCCGAAGCAGTCCCCGCCGTCCGAGGAGATCACCTCGGTCACGATCCCGGGCCTGTCCGACTGGCTGGCCGACATCGAGAAGCACCACTGGTTCCTGGTCTCGGACGTCGCAGGCATCCTCGGCGGCCTGGTCACCAACCTCTCGCTCGTCACGGTCCTCGCCGTGGTGCTGCTGATCGCCACGTTCTTCGTGCTCTGGAAGACCGCGTTCGGTCTGCGGCTGCGCTCCTGCGGCGAGAACCCGATCGCCGCCGAGTCGCTGGGCGTCAACGTCTACAAGTACAAGTACATCGCCGTGGTCGTCTCCGGCGGGCTCGCCGGACTCGGCGGCGCGTTCCTGTCGCTGGTCACCTCGCACATCTACAACGAGGGCCAGACCGGTGGCCGCGGCTACATCGGCCTCGCGGCGATGATCTTCGGCAACTGGCGTCCGGGCGGCCTCGCCATGGGCGCGGGCCTGTTCGGCTTCGCCGACGCGCTCCAGCTGCGCAGCGGCGGCGAGTCCGTGCACGCGCTGCTCCTGCTGCTGTTCGTGGCGCTCGTCGGCATCGCGGCCTGGAAGGCGTACAAGAAGCGCTGGATCACCTCCTCGATCGCCATCGTCATCGGCGTCGGCATCCTGATCTGGTACCTCGGCACGACCACGGTCCCGGTCGAGTTCGTCAGCGCCACGCCGTACGTGGTCACCCTGCTGGTGCTGTCGCTCTCCGCGCAGCGGCTGCGGATGCCCAAGGCGGACGGCATGCGGTACCGCAAGGGCGAGGGCAAGTGA
- a CDS encoding HAD family hydrolase, with protein sequence MNRERGMPPVELVIFDCDGVLVDSERIYCRIDREVLASLGAEFTEAEVVEYFVGSSNDRLTAIVEERRGRPLEAGWHETYRPLYDAALDAELRAVAGITDVLDALEVPYCLASNGSHTSIRRNLTRTGLLDRFDDGRIFSARDVAHGKPAPDLFLHAAASMGVAPERCAVVEDSPYGVRAARAAGMRAFGYAGGLTPAERLAGPGTRVFGAMHELPALLAEGVTA encoded by the coding sequence ATGAATCGAGAGCGCGGGATGCCCCCGGTGGAGCTGGTGATCTTCGACTGCGACGGGGTCCTGGTCGACAGCGAGCGGATCTACTGCCGGATCGACCGTGAGGTGCTCGCCTCGCTCGGCGCGGAGTTCACCGAGGCCGAGGTCGTCGAGTACTTCGTGGGCTCGTCGAACGACCGGCTGACGGCGATCGTCGAGGAGCGGCGCGGACGGCCCCTGGAGGCGGGCTGGCACGAGACGTACCGGCCGCTGTACGACGCGGCGCTCGACGCCGAGCTGCGGGCGGTCGCCGGGATCACGGACGTCCTGGACGCGCTGGAGGTCCCGTACTGCCTGGCGTCGAACGGCAGCCACACATCGATCCGCCGCAACCTGACGCGGACCGGCCTGCTGGACCGGTTCGACGACGGCCGGATCTTCAGCGCCCGCGACGTGGCCCACGGCAAGCCCGCCCCGGACCTGTTCCTGCACGCGGCGGCATCGATGGGCGTGGCGCCGGAGCGGTGCGCGGTCGTCGAGGACAGCCCGTACGGCGTGCGGGCGGCCCGCGCGGCGGGGATGCGGGCGTTCGGCTACGCGGGCGGCCTGACCCCCGCAGAGCGACTGGCGGGGCCGGGGACGCGGGTCTTCGGCGCGATGCACGAGCTGCCGGCGCTGCTGGCGGAGGGGGTGACGGCGTGA
- a CDS encoding cytidine deaminase produces the protein MTSPGSAVDWEALWEAARDAMSHAYAPYSGFPVGAAALVDDGRVVSGCNVENASYGLALCAECGLVSQLQATGGGRLTHFVCVDGKGEALVPCGRCRQLLYEFGGPALVLETPAGRLTLDEMLPQAFGPDHLAK, from the coding sequence GTGACCTCGCCCGGCTCCGCCGTCGACTGGGAGGCCCTGTGGGAGGCCGCGCGGGACGCCATGTCCCACGCGTACGCCCCGTACTCGGGCTTCCCGGTCGGCGCGGCCGCGCTGGTCGACGACGGGCGGGTGGTCTCCGGCTGCAACGTGGAGAACGCCTCGTACGGGCTCGCTCTGTGCGCCGAGTGCGGGCTCGTCTCGCAGCTCCAGGCGACCGGTGGCGGTCGGCTCACGCACTTCGTGTGCGTGGACGGCAAGGGCGAGGCCCTCGTCCCGTGCGGCCGGTGCCGGCAGCTCCTGTACGAGTTCGGCGGCCCGGCGCTCGTCCTGGAGACCCCGGCGGGCCGGCTGACCCTGGACGAGATGCTGCCGCAGGCCTTCGGCCCGGACCACCTCGCGAAGTAG
- a CDS encoding STAS domain-containing protein: MSSDRRPGLLVVDTTQPLVLYVSGHITRADAPGLCADLERRLVGLDPTDVVCDVGALAQADLAVVDALARLRLTAGRLGHTLRFRGAGQELRLLLALVGLDETVV, from the coding sequence ATGAGTTCCGACCGCCGCCCGGGTCTACTGGTTGTGGACACCACACAGCCGCTCGTCCTCTACGTATCCGGGCACATCACGCGCGCCGACGCGCCGGGTCTCTGCGCCGACCTGGAGCGCCGGCTCGTCGGGCTCGACCCCACCGACGTCGTGTGCGACGTCGGTGCGCTCGCGCAGGCCGACCTGGCCGTCGTCGACGCGCTCGCCCGGCTCCGGCTCACCGCCGGGCGGCTCGGTCACACCCTGCGTTTCCGGGGTGCCGGCCAGGAGCTGCGGCTGCTCCTGGCCCTCGTCGGCCTGGACGAGACCGTCGTCTGA
- a CDS encoding sigma-70 family RNA polymerase sigma factor, which translates to MSDLATTGDVDSRLEKYRTELTGYCYRMLGSAFEAEDAVQDTMVRAWRSIDSFEGRSSLRSWLYRIATNVCLDSLNAGNKRARPMDLTAATPVAQARLNERPEITWLEPVPDGRVLPSVADPAETAVARESIRLAFVAALQHLPPKQRAVLILREVLAWKAAEVAELLGTTVASVNSALQRARATLAEQSPATSDTANPLDEEQQQLLERYVVAFEGYDMKALTALLHEDATMSMPPYDLWLRGHDDIVGWMLGVGEVCRGSKLVPTVANGSPAFAHYHPDPEGGFSPWALIVLELSDGKIDEMSFFLDTKRWFPLFGLPARLGA; encoded by the coding sequence ATGAGTGATCTGGCGACGACCGGGGACGTGGACTCCCGACTGGAGAAGTACCGCACGGAGCTGACCGGTTACTGCTACCGGATGCTCGGCTCCGCCTTCGAGGCGGAGGACGCGGTGCAGGACACGATGGTCCGCGCCTGGCGGAGCATCGACTCCTTCGAGGGCCGCTCCAGCCTCCGTTCCTGGCTGTACCGGATCGCCACCAACGTCTGCCTGGACTCGCTGAACGCGGGCAACAAGCGGGCCCGGCCGATGGATCTGACCGCCGCCACCCCCGTCGCGCAGGCCCGGCTCAACGAGCGGCCGGAGATCACCTGGCTGGAGCCGGTGCCGGACGGCCGGGTGCTGCCGTCCGTCGCCGACCCGGCGGAGACGGCGGTCGCGCGGGAGTCGATCCGGCTGGCGTTCGTGGCGGCGCTGCAGCATCTGCCGCCGAAGCAGCGGGCGGTGCTGATCCTGCGCGAGGTGCTGGCCTGGAAGGCGGCCGAGGTCGCGGAGCTGCTGGGCACGACGGTCGCGTCGGTGAACAGCGCGCTGCAGCGGGCCCGGGCGACGCTCGCGGAGCAGAGCCCGGCCACCTCGGACACGGCGAACCCGCTGGACGAGGAGCAGCAGCAGCTCCTGGAGCGGTACGTGGTGGCCTTCGAGGGCTACGACATGAAGGCGCTGACCGCGCTGCTGCACGAGGACGCGACGATGTCCATGCCGCCGTACGACCTGTGGCTGCGCGGCCACGACGACATCGTCGGCTGGATGCTCGGGGTCGGCGAGGTGTGCCGGGGCTCGAAGCTGGTGCCGACGGTGGCGAACGGCTCGCCGGCGTTCGCGCACTACCACCCGGACCCGGAGGGCGGGTTCAGCCCGTGGGCGCTGATCGTCCTCGAACTCTCCGACGGGAAGATCGACGAGATGTCGTTCTTCCTGGACACCAAGCGCTGGTTCCCGCTGTTCGGGCTGCCGGCGCGGCTGGGGGCCTGA
- a CDS encoding ABC transporter permease: MKKIDKERLLLGIAAPVLAIVAAFLITALVLGATGKEPFSAFGIMFDYGIKSDSQVYIINKATTYYLAGIAVAIGFRMNLFNIGVDGQYRLAAFFAAAVGGALTLPGIVQIPLIIITAMIVGAMWAGIAGVLKTTRGVSEVVSTIMLNFIATAIIGYLLQPGRLGHLDPAGTKVATTPLPESSHFFEFPTTPTPIYGFVVVAVLAGVAYWFTLSRTRFGFDLRTVGQSDTAAAASGVDVKKMVVTSMLISGAMAGLIGMPTLLNDSYEFGGDFPVGIGFTGIAIALLGRNHPIGIALAAILWAFLERGGQQLEFEDYDREIVGVMQGVIVLCVVIAYEVVRRYGIKRQQRQVGEKLAAQARSHDTTEVSA, encoded by the coding sequence ATGAAGAAGATCGACAAGGAGCGGCTGCTCCTGGGGATCGCGGCCCCCGTGCTCGCGATCGTCGCCGCCTTCCTGATCACCGCCCTGGTGCTCGGCGCCACCGGCAAGGAGCCGTTCAGCGCCTTCGGGATCATGTTCGACTACGGCATCAAGTCGGACAGCCAGGTCTACATCATCAACAAGGCGACGACGTACTACCTGGCGGGCATCGCGGTGGCCATCGGCTTCCGCATGAACCTGTTCAACATCGGTGTGGACGGCCAGTACCGGCTCGCGGCCTTCTTCGCCGCCGCCGTCGGTGGCGCGCTGACCCTGCCGGGCATCGTCCAGATCCCGCTGATCATCATCACCGCGATGATCGTCGGCGCCATGTGGGCGGGCATCGCCGGTGTCCTCAAGACCACCCGTGGCGTCAGCGAGGTCGTCTCGACGATCATGCTGAACTTCATCGCGACCGCGATCATCGGCTACCTGCTCCAGCCCGGCCGCCTCGGTCACCTGGACCCGGCCGGCACCAAGGTCGCCACCACGCCGCTGCCGGAGTCCTCGCACTTCTTCGAGTTCCCGACCACCCCGACCCCGATCTACGGCTTCGTCGTGGTCGCGGTCCTCGCGGGCGTCGCGTACTGGTTCACGCTCTCCCGCACCCGCTTCGGCTTCGACCTGCGCACCGTCGGCCAGTCCGACACCGCCGCCGCGGCCAGCGGTGTCGACGTCAAGAAGATGGTCGTCACCTCCATGCTGATCTCCGGCGCCATGGCCGGTCTGATCGGTATGCCGACGCTGCTCAACGACTCGTACGAGTTCGGCGGCGACTTCCCCGTCGGCATCGGTTTCACCGGCATCGCCATCGCCCTGCTCGGCCGCAACCACCCGATCGGCATCGCGCTCGCCGCGATCCTCTGGGCGTTCCTGGAGCGCGGCGGCCAGCAGCTGGAGTTCGAGGACTACGACCGCGAGATCGTCGGCGTCATGCAGGGCGTCATCGTCCTGTGCGTCGTCATCGCCTACGAGGTCGTCCGCCGTTACGGCATCAAGCGCCAGCAGCGCCAGGTCGGCGAGAAGCTCGCGGCCCAGGCCCGTTCCCACGACACGACGGAGGTGTCGGCGTGA
- a CDS encoding BMP family lipoprotein: MRRVSKITAACAVTAALAITATACGESSNGDSGSDGTIKVGMAYDVGGRGDNSFNDSAARGLDKAKADLGVETKELTAKNGETPADREQRLASLAEGGFNPVIGVGFAYKDAIDKVSAKYPKTTFGLVDSVSENKNVDSIVFTEEQGSYLAGVAAALKSKDGKIGFIGGVDTPLIKKFAAGFQQGVKDTKPNDTVTIQYLSTGTDFSGFGAPDKGKAAAKGMLDKGIDVIYAAAGGSGAGAIEAVAAKPGTWAIGVDSDQAKDPALSKYAGSIMTSMVKNVDTGVFELIDSVKDGKPMTGTHVYSLAENGVSLTTTGDHLKDIQAQLDAAKQKIIDGQIKVKTTL; encoded by the coding sequence GTGCGCCGGGTATCCAAGATCACCGCCGCGTGTGCTGTCACCGCGGCTCTCGCAATCACCGCCACCGCGTGCGGCGAGTCCTCCAACGGGGACTCCGGCTCCGATGGCACCATCAAGGTCGGCATGGCCTATGACGTCGGCGGCCGTGGCGACAACTCCTTCAACGACTCCGCCGCGCGCGGTCTCGACAAGGCCAAGGCCGACCTCGGCGTCGAGACCAAGGAGCTCACCGCCAAGAACGGTGAGACCCCGGCCGACCGTGAGCAGCGCCTCGCCTCCCTGGCCGAGGGCGGCTTCAACCCCGTCATCGGTGTCGGCTTCGCGTACAAGGACGCGATCGACAAGGTCTCCGCGAAGTACCCGAAGACCACCTTCGGTCTCGTGGACTCGGTCTCCGAGAACAAGAACGTCGACTCGATCGTCTTCACCGAGGAGCAGGGCTCGTACCTCGCCGGTGTCGCGGCCGCACTGAAGTCCAAGGACGGCAAGATCGGCTTCATCGGCGGTGTCGACACCCCGCTGATCAAGAAGTTCGCCGCCGGCTTCCAGCAGGGCGTCAAGGACACCAAGCCGAACGACACGGTCACGATCCAGTACCTGTCCACCGGTACGGACTTCTCCGGCTTCGGTGCCCCGGACAAGGGCAAGGCCGCCGCCAAGGGCATGCTCGACAAGGGCATCGACGTCATCTACGCCGCCGCGGGCGGCTCCGGCGCCGGCGCCATCGAGGCCGTCGCCGCGAAGCCGGGCACCTGGGCGATCGGCGTCGACTCGGACCAGGCCAAGGACCCGGCCCTGTCGAAGTACGCCGGCTCGATCATGACCTCGATGGTCAAGAACGTCGACACCGGTGTCTTCGAGCTGATCGACTCCGTCAAGGACGGCAAGCCGATGACCGGCACGCACGTCTACTCGCTCGCCGAGAACGGTGTCTCGCTGACCACCACGGGTGACCACCTCAAGGACATCCAGGCCCAGCTCGACGCGGCCAAGCAGAAGATCATCGACGGTCAGATCAAGGTCAAGACGACCCTCTGA
- a CDS encoding M20 family metallopeptidase: MNQLKSRETDSVVLPGRLPEALRNELIAFRRDLHMHPELGNQEFRTTARLKARLEAAGLRPKVLATGTGLMCDIGSWAGAKPMLAIRADIDALPIPDVKTDVPYRSTVPDMAHACGHDVHTTAVLGAGLVLADLDRQGLLPAPVRLIFQPAEEVLPGGAPDAIESGVLEGVGRIVAVHCDPRVDAGRIGLRPGPITSACDRLEITLDGAGGHTARPHLTTDLVTAAAKVATEVPALLSRRVDARSGLAVTWGRIEAGHACNVIPQHAELSGTVRCLDLPGWRDAPDLVHAAVDEIATLHRAKSTINYIRGVPPVVNDPVITELLRDAMAARRGPYAIEDTEQSLGGEDFSWYLEHVPGAMARLGVRTPGDTTRRDLHCGDFDADERAIEVGVELFTATALLDAAR, encoded by the coding sequence GTGAACCAGTTGAAGTCCCGTGAGACCGACTCCGTCGTCCTGCCCGGCCGCCTGCCCGAAGCCCTGCGCAACGAACTGATCGCGTTCCGCAGGGACTTGCACATGCACCCCGAGCTCGGCAACCAGGAGTTCCGTACCACCGCCCGGCTCAAGGCCCGCCTGGAGGCGGCCGGCCTGCGGCCGAAGGTGCTGGCCACGGGGACCGGGCTGATGTGTGACATCGGCTCCTGGGCCGGGGCGAAGCCCATGCTGGCGATCCGCGCCGACATCGACGCGCTGCCGATCCCGGACGTCAAGACCGACGTCCCGTACCGCTCGACCGTGCCCGACATGGCGCACGCCTGCGGCCACGACGTCCACACCACCGCCGTCCTCGGCGCCGGACTGGTCCTGGCGGACCTGGACCGGCAGGGGCTGCTGCCCGCCCCGGTCCGGCTGATCTTCCAGCCCGCCGAGGAGGTGCTGCCCGGCGGCGCGCCCGACGCCATCGAGTCAGGCGTCCTGGAGGGCGTCGGCCGGATCGTCGCCGTGCACTGCGACCCCCGGGTGGACGCCGGCCGGATCGGGCTGCGGCCCGGGCCCATCACCTCCGCCTGCGACCGGCTGGAGATCACCCTGGACGGCGCCGGCGGCCACACCGCCCGCCCGCACCTGACCACGGACCTGGTCACGGCCGCCGCGAAGGTCGCCACCGAGGTCCCGGCGCTGCTCTCCCGCCGCGTCGACGCCCGCTCCGGGCTCGCGGTGACCTGGGGCCGGATCGAGGCCGGGCACGCCTGCAACGTCATCCCGCAGCACGCCGAGCTGTCCGGCACCGTCCGCTGCCTGGACCTGCCGGGCTGGCGCGACGCGCCCGACCTGGTGCACGCCGCCGTCGACGAGATCGCGACGCTGCACCGGGCCAAGTCGACGATCAACTACATCCGGGGCGTCCCGCCGGTCGTCAACGACCCGGTGATCACCGAGCTGCTCCGGGACGCCATGGCCGCGCGCCGCGGACCGTATGCGATCGAGGACACCGAGCAGAGCCTCGGCGGCGAGGACTTCTCCTGGTACCTGGAGCACGTTCCCGGCGCGATGGCCCGGCTCGGCGTGCGCACCCCGGGGGACACGACACGCAGGGATCTGCACTGCGGCGACTTCGACGCCGACGAGCGGGCCATCGAGGTCGGCGTCGAGCTGTTCACGGCGACCGCGCTCCTCGACGCGGCCCGCTGA
- a CDS encoding thymidine phosphorylase: MDVISVIRTKRDKGELTPEQIDWVIDAYTRGEVADEQMSALAMAILLNGMNRDEIARWTAAMIASGERMDFSSLSRPTADKHSTGGVGDKITLPLAPLVAACGAAVPQLSGRGLGHTGGTLDKLESIPGWRALLSNEEMLSVLDGTGAVICAAGDGLAPADKKLYALRDVTGTVEAIPLIASSIMSKKIAEGTGSLVLDVKVGTGAFMKNIDDARELARTMVGLGTDSGVKTVALLTDMSTPLGLAAGNALEVRESVEVLAGGGPADVVELTLALAREMLDAAGIKDADPAKALADGSAMDVWRRMIAAQGGDPDATLPVAREQHVVTAPASGVLTRLDAYDIGIAAWRLGAGRARKEDPVQAGAGVELHAKPGDTVTAGQPLLTLHTDTPEKFDYALKSLEGAWDIAAPDAEFTPTPIILDRIA; encoded by the coding sequence ATGGACGTCATCTCCGTCATCCGCACCAAGCGGGACAAGGGTGAGCTGACCCCCGAGCAGATCGACTGGGTCATCGACGCCTACACCCGCGGCGAGGTCGCCGACGAGCAGATGTCGGCCCTGGCCATGGCGATCCTGCTGAACGGCATGAACCGCGACGAGATCGCCCGCTGGACGGCGGCGATGATCGCGAGCGGCGAGCGCATGGACTTCTCGTCCCTCTCCCGTCCGACCGCCGACAAGCACTCCACCGGCGGCGTCGGCGACAAGATCACCCTGCCGCTCGCCCCGCTGGTCGCCGCCTGCGGCGCGGCCGTCCCGCAGCTGTCCGGCCGCGGCCTCGGCCACACCGGCGGCACGCTGGACAAGCTGGAGTCGATCCCCGGCTGGCGGGCGCTGCTCTCGAACGAGGAGATGCTGTCGGTGCTGGACGGCACGGGCGCGGTCATCTGCGCGGCCGGCGACGGCCTGGCGCCCGCGGACAAGAAGCTCTACGCCCTGCGCGACGTCACCGGCACGGTCGAGGCGATCCCGCTGATCGCCTCGTCGATCATGTCCAAGAAGATCGCCGAGGGCACCGGATCGCTGGTCCTGGACGTGAAGGTCGGCACCGGCGCGTTCATGAAGAACATCGACGACGCGCGGGAGCTCGCGCGGACGATGGTCGGCCTCGGCACCGACTCCGGCGTGAAGACGGTGGCCCTGCTCACCGACATGTCCACCCCGCTCGGCCTGGCCGCCGGCAACGCGCTGGAAGTCCGTGAGTCCGTCGAGGTCCTGGCCGGCGGCGGCCCGGCGGACGTCGTGGAACTCACCCTGGCCCTGGCCCGCGAGATGCTCGACGCGGCCGGCATCAAGGACGCCGACCCGGCGAAGGCCCTCGCGGACGGTTCGGCGATGGACGTCTGGCGCCGCATGATCGCCGCCCAGGGCGGCGACCCGGACGCGACCCTCCCGGTCGCCCGCGAGCAGCACGTCGTCACGGCACCCGCCTCGGGCGTCCTGACCCGCCTGGACGCGTACGACATCGGCATCGCCGCCTGGCGCCTCGGTGCGGGCCGCGCCCGCAAGGAGGACCCGGTCCAGGCGGGCGCGGGCGTCGAACTCCACGCCAAGCCCGGCGACACGGTCACCGCGGGCCAGCCCCTGCTGACCCTGCACACGGACACCCCGGAGAAGTTCGACTACGCGCTGAAGTCCCTCGAGGGCGCGTGGGACATCGCGGCGCCGGACGCGGAGTTCACGCCGACGCCGATCATCCTGGACCGCATCGCGTGA
- a CDS encoding Uma2 family endonuclease — protein sequence MSADESWAELLGVWQQVDAPKNCKVEIIDGIITVAPPVPLWHHMIADTVHRPLYGVVPEDWGVYQRQAVTTPARRGLFVPDLLVVGKTSVCGCDYWLPADDAELVVEITSDATAHHDRFAKPPGYAVAGVPLYLLIDSVAPGGSTVTLYGEPKGDVYRVLRAVPFGKEIHIPAPFDLTLGTGDFPVS from the coding sequence ATGAGTGCTGATGAGAGCTGGGCTGAACTGCTCGGCGTCTGGCAGCAGGTGGACGCGCCCAAGAACTGCAAGGTCGAGATCATCGACGGGATCATCACCGTCGCACCCCCGGTGCCGCTGTGGCACCACATGATCGCCGATACGGTGCATCGACCCCTGTACGGGGTGGTCCCGGAGGACTGGGGCGTGTACCAGAGGCAGGCCGTCACGACCCCCGCTCGCAGGGGCCTGTTCGTCCCGGACTTGCTGGTTGTCGGAAAGACGTCCGTGTGCGGATGCGACTACTGGCTTCCAGCCGACGACGCGGAACTCGTCGTCGAGATCACCTCGGACGCCACTGCGCACCACGACCGGTTCGCGAAGCCGCCCGGCTACGCAGTGGCAGGGGTGCCGCTCTACCTGCTCATCGACAGCGTCGCACCTGGGGGATCCACCGTCACCCTCTACGGCGAGCCGAAGGGCGACGTCTACCGCGTCCTGCGCGCGGTTCCGTTCGGCAAGGAGATCCACATTCCCGCCCCCTTCGACCTCACCCTCGGCACCGGCGATTTCCCGGTCAGCTGA